The Castanea sativa cultivar Marrone di Chiusa Pesio chromosome 11, ASM4071231v1 genome contains a region encoding:
- the LOC142615156 gene encoding uncharacterized protein LOC142615156: MSQDGSINWDSPPRYDATPHESDDADDDADEMVQDYVADLPLDNQYVLLDSSINWDSPPRYDATPDESDDADDDADEMVEDYVAGLPLACQICFTNARNMAFLCGHTTCVECGERLDTCHICREPISYRIRLFWGDHAQRIVLMIL, encoded by the exons ATGTCGCAAGATGGTTCCATCAATTGGGATTCACCACCAAGATATGATGCAACTCCACATGAATCAGATGATGCAGATGATGATGCAGATGAGATGGTGCAGGATTATGTAGCTGATTTGCCACTG GACAATCAATATGTCCTTCTTGATAGTTCCATCAATTGGGATTCACCACCAAGATATGATGCAACTCCAGATGAATCAGATGATGCAGATGATGATGCAGATGAGATGGTGGAGGATTATGTAGCTGGTTTGCCACTG GCATGCCAAATTTGTTTCACTAATGCAAGGAACATGGCTTTTCTCTGTGGGCACACG ACATGTGTGGAATGTGGGGAAAGATTGGACACATGTCACATTTGCCGGGAACCAATCAGTTACCGCATCAGGTTGTTCTGGGGTGACCATGCCCAGAGAATTGTTTTAATGATTCTGTAG
- the LOC142615532 gene encoding calmodulin-binding receptor-like cytoplasmic kinase 2: MKCSSKFAANNSSDPGSWIWNGKNPTPDFPMQLSISSLFPAYNSDTETDASSESNEIPPNFSLYSNSIMSLFPPARSPTDSVSENDEINPSDPSISALSTPRRRTIQTSSFGDILDASRAGSERKRVLNRAVQIRDNDSTHGREAESVKFNIEEILKATGNFSPSFKIGQGGFATVFKGRLKDGTLVAVKRAKKSVYDKHLEVEFQSETRTLAKVKHLNLVKFYGYLEHGDERIVVAEYVPNGTLREHLDCIRGNILSLVVRLDIAIDVAHAITYLHMYTDHPIIHRDIKSSNILLSENFRAKIADFGFATLAADYDSSVTHVSTQVKGTAGYLDPGYLRTYQLTEKSDVYSFGVLLVELVTGRRPIEPKRELKERITAKWAMKKFADGEAISTLDPKLACDAANNLAVDKILELALQCLAPHRQNRPSMRRSAEILWQIRKEYREALASGVSSLSSYSMSTSIR; encoded by the exons ATGAAATGCTCTTCTA AATTTGCTGCCAACAACAGCTCAGACCCTGGCAGTTGGATATGGAATGGAAAAAATCCAACTCCAGACTTCCCTATGCAGCTCTCTATTTCATCACTCTTCCCAGCCTACAACTCGGACACTGAAACTGATGCTAGTTCAGAATCCAACGAAATACCTCCAAATTTCTCTCTATATTCCAATTCCATAATGTCATTATTCCCACCAGCTAGGTCTCCAACAGACAGTGTTTccgaaaatgatgaaataaatCCGTCTGATCCTTCCATATCAGCATTATCAACGCCTAGAAGACGCACAATCCAGACAAGCAGCTTCGGAG ACATATTGGATGCTTCAAGAGCTGGTAGTGAGAGAAAACGTGTTTTGAATCGAGCGGTCCAAATCCGTGACAATGACTCAACACATGGACGGGAGGCTGAGAGTGTAAAGTTCAATATAGAGGAAATCCTCAAGGCCACGGGgaatttctctccctcttttaaGATCGGGCAAGGTGGGTTTGCAACAGTCTTCAAGGGAAGACTCAAAGATGGAACCCTAGTTGCAGTAAAACGTGCTAAGAAG AGTGTATATGATAAGCATTTAGAAGTGGAATTCCAGAGTGAGACTCGAACTCTAGCGAAGGTGAAACATTTGAATCTGGTCAAGTTTTATGGATATTTGGAGCACGGAGATGAAAGGATTGTTGTTGCGGAGTATGTTCCCAATGGAACCCTCAGAGAACATTTGGATT GTATTCGAGGCAATATTCTGAGCCTTGTTGTACGGCTAGATATTGCAATTGATGTGGCCCATGCCATCACCTATCTTCATATGTATACAG ATCACCCTATCATTCATAGAGACATAAAATCTTCCAACATTCTCCTCAGCGAAAACTTTAGAGCCAAGATAGCCGACTTTGGTTTTGCTACACTGGCAGCTGACTATGATTCAAGTGTTACCCATGTGTCTACCCAAGTTAAAGGAACTGCTGGCTACTTGGACCCAGGGTACCTCAGAACCTATCAGCTTACTGAAAAAAGTGATGTGTATTCATTTGGTGTGTTATTGGTTGAACTAGTCACGGGCAGGCGTCCAATCGAACCAAAACGAGAACTGAAGGAGCGGATAACGGCAAAATGG GCCATGAAGAAGTTTGCTGATGGAGAAGCTATTTCAACCTTGGACCCAAAGCTGGCATGTGATGCTGCAAATAACTTAGCCGTTGATAAGATTCTTGAACTAGCCTTACAATGTTTGGCTCCACATAGACAGAATCGGCCTAGCATGAGGAGGAGTGCAGAAATCCTTTGGCAAATCCGTAAAGAGTACAGAGAGGCATTAGCTTCAGGTGTCAGTTCACTCTCATCCTATTCCATGAGCACTTCAATAAGATAA
- the LOC142618079 gene encoding uncharacterized protein LOC142618079, with translation MWKHQNDPIMSISQNYLSEVGLQKHQVDLGFFGNNNSDPGSPTDGEERSESLVESVSIPALFPANKSDTDGSSESNEIPPIFSYCPNSIASFFSPARSSVSENPSIRANEPTTLSISLLFPPTMSETETNDSCSEFDEAVEARFSYSIVSFFPPAKSQTNSVSENDDINSIPASARPTRRMIQTTDFRGKFSFLILNLPPLIKNTNKLKREQYTLVAP, from the exons ATGTGGAAGCACCAAAACGATCCAA ttaTGTCAATCTCCCAAAATTATTTGTCCGAGGTCGGTCTGCAGAAGCACCAAGTTGATCTAG GTTTTTTTGGCAACAACAACTCAGACCCTGGAAGTCCAACAGATGGTGAAGAAAGAAGTGAATCATTAGTAGAGTCAGTTTCCATTCCAGCACTCTTTCCAGCTAACAAGTCTGACACTGATGGTAGTTCCGAATCCAACGAAATACCTCCAATATTCTCTTACTGTCCCAATTCCATAGCGTCATTCTTCTCACCAGCAAGGTCTAGTGTTTCCGAAAATCCTTCCATACGGGCTAATGAACCAACCACTCTATCCATTTCATTGCTCTTCCCACCCACCATGTCTGAGACGGAAACAAATGATAGTTGTTCAGAATTTGATGAAGCAGTAGAAGCACGATTCTCTTATTCCATAGTGTCATTCTTCCCACCAGCCAAGTCTCAAACAAACAGTGTTTCCGAAAATGATGATATAAATTCCATACCAGCATCAGCAAGGCCTACAAGACGCATGATCCAAACAACAGACTTCAGAGGTAAATTCTCGTTCCTGATTTTAAACCTCCCTCCTctaataaaaaacacaaacaagcTAAAGAGGGAACAATATACCTTAGTAGCTCCTTGA